In the Rhinolophus ferrumequinum isolate MPI-CBG mRhiFer1 chromosome 12, mRhiFer1_v1.p, whole genome shotgun sequence genome, ACAGAGCTATGATGGCGTCTGCTAGTGATTATTTCAAAGCTATGTTTACAGGTGGAATGAAAGAACAAGATTTAATGTGCATTAAGCTTCATGGCGTGAACAAGGTTGGtctgaagaaaataattgattttatttatactgCAAAACTTTCTCTTAATATGGACAATCTTCAGGACACACTTGAAGCTGCCAGCTTTTTACAAATTTTACCTGTTTTGGACTTCTGTAAAGTGTTTCTTATTTCAGGAGTCTCTTTAGATAACTGTGTTGAAGTTGGGCGAATAGCTAACACTTATAACCTTATAGAAGTGGATAAATATGTCAATAATTTTATCCTGAAGAATTTTCCTGCATTATTGAGTACTGGGGAGTTTCTAAAACTCCCTTTTGAACGGCTTGCCTTTGTGCTTTCCAGTAATAGTCTTAAGCACTGTACGGAACTTGAGCTCTTCAAGGCTGCCTGTCGCTGGCTAAGGTTGGAAGACCCTCGAATGGATTATGCTGCAAAATTAATGAAGAATATTCGATTTCCACTGATGACACCACAGGACCTCATCAATTATGTGCAGACAGTGGATTTCATGAGAACGGACAATACCTGTGTGAATTTGCTTTTGGAAGCTAGCAATTACCAAATGATGCCATATATGCAGCCAGTGATGCAGTCAGATAGAACTGCCATTCGATCGGACTCAACACATTTGGTTACATTAGGAGGAGTTCTGAGGCAGCAGCTGGTTGTCAGTAAAGAATTAAGGATGTATGATGAAAGGGCACAAGAGTGGAGATCTTTAGCCCCTATGGATGCTCCTCGTTACCAGCATGGCATTGCTGTCATTGGAAACTTTCTTTATGTAGTTGGTGGTCAAAGTAATTATGATACGAAAGGAAAAACTGCTGTTGATACAGTTTTCAGATTTGATCCACGGTATAATAAATGGATGCAGGTTGCCTCATTAAATGAAAAGCGCACGTTCTTCCACTTGAGTGCCCTCAAAGGACATCTGTATGCTGTTGGTGGGCGAAGTGCAGCTGGTGAACTGGCCACAGTAGAATGTTACAACCCAAGAATGAATGAGTGGAGCTATGTTGCAAAAATGAGTGAACCCCACTATGGCCATGCTGGAACAGTGTATGGAGGCTTAATGTATATTTCAGGAGGAATTACTCATGACACTTTCCAAAACGAGCTCATGTGTTTTGATCCAGACACAGACAAATGGACACAGAAGGCTCCAATGACTACAGTCAGAGGTCTGCATTGCATGTGTACAGTTGGAGACAAGCTCTATGTCATTGGTGGCAATCACTTCAGAGGAACAAGTGATTATGATGATGTACTAAGCTGTGAATACTATTCACCAACCCTTGACCAGTGGACACCAATTGCTGCGATGTTAAGGGGTCAAAGTGATGTTGGAGTTGCcgtctttgaaaataaaatctatgttGTAGGTGGATATTCTTGGAATAATCGTTGTATGGTAGAAATTGTCCAGAAATATGACCCAGAAAAGGATGAGTGGCATAAAGTTTTTGACCTTCCAGAGTCACTTGGTGGCATTCGAGCTTGTACTCTCACAGTTTTTCCACCTGAAGAAAACCCTGGGTCACCTTCTAGAGAATCACCTCTTTCAGCACCTTCAGATCATTCTTAGGACTAAGGTCTTAATGTTTTTGCAGTGCATATGGACGATCTTATCATTCCCCCTCAGCTGTATCTTCTTTCAATGATTAGTACAGTTATTAGATTAAAAAGGTAACTGATGTTATTTGTATTGTTTGACTTAGTATGTTTATCAAATGGTTAAATGCATTCTGAAAATGTATTCAACACAGccagctgttttaaaaaatgtaaaaagatctgtgaaaaaaaaaggttagatGTCCTTTTGTGGTGTTGTGTAAGTCAAATTGTAGGTGATTGTAGTAAATGTATAATTATGTTCATTATGCTTCAAAGTTGATAGTTTTCATCTTTTGACTGCAAAACATCAAAGGGAGGCTGCCAGCTCTAacctaaaatattaaacaaaaagtcGCCAAGTATTATTAGCTACCTCccttttttcatagtttttgacATAGCTGCCAACTCACCAGATTGTGTTGGTGCACTCAGAATGTGTGAAATTTCTTAGGCAGAAAGGAgaaatagtaaatttaaaaatactaacttGAAAAAACAGTATAGCCCTAAGTCTGTATCGctagagagagggaggagagacttctctccccacacacacacacatacatatgtatatacatacatacacatatataatttttaaattggaatttcagGCATAGTGaaattgtttctaaatttaaattattttcttttatctagcAGCTATTTCTATTCAAATGGGAATTCAATAgcagagaataaatgtctgtataGTCATACTGAATTGAGATAGAAGCACTACATAGTAAATTGACAAACCAAGTTTGTCATTTGACTAAATCGTTACTGCAGATGAAACATACGACTTTTTCTGCCTGTATATTATTTTCCGTAGAGTTgcttttatacatattatttagcAAAGTTCAGGTTTCAGAGACTTGGCTTTTGCTCTAAATTTAGGCTCTGCTATTTTCTACCTTTGTGTTCAGTAAAACTTACGATactataaaagcaaagaaatatgcTGAACAGAGCTATAGGATTTTAAGTTCAGTCTCCCAACTTAAGTCATTCTAACAAGATTATTTGATTTGCGGTGGTTGCTCTGGTGCTGCTCCTGCCCTTGTGCATCCTGAACTTTGTGTGATCTGCCTCAAGGCTATGAGCTGAGCAAGCAGTAAATGTACTCTGTTCTGCATCAAATCAGAAAAATGTCCTTTTGGCTATTTCTAAAGAACAGCACCAACTTCAGATTCCCTAAGGAGCCAGCTACAGAAAACCTAGGACATTGCTGTCTTGCAGGCAATACTAAAGTAGATCTTCAGCCTTTTCAATACCAAGGGCATCCTGGCATCCCTACTGGTTGAGAACCATAGGAATCCTCTATAGTGAGTGATTTTCAAGAAGTACTTTCCTGGAATGTCTACCTGAAGAGAAAATTTACATACATACttttaccatatatatgtatatgtatatctctaTACTTGGGAGATTGTCATAGTGTAAATCAGGAACAACCTTCTCTTTATTGATGATCTCATAATAAAACTCAGGAACCAAGACAAATGCAATTGGCTTCCAGGGATCTGAATCTTACTGCCCATACAAGTGTTGAttcattttaatgctttttatgaTTTCTGCACTGGCAGAAGTTTTCatactttctgtgttttttttttttttttaatgattcaattttttactaaaaacatttgagtacatttagaaaatataaaaagtagaaattgcTGTTAACCTTGTGCATTGAATGAGTAATGGCATCCCAATCATTTCATTATTAGTGAGTTTGTGAGTAGCTGTGTTTCCTCATTGAGCAAATATGTTCATGTACTTTGCCTTTGTAATAATACCTATTGGAGTTGCGTTGTTTTTCATACCAAGTTATAGGGTctctttatataataaatataatttaactgGCATTTgcttgaatttcttcttttttctcaatcaCAGTTTTACAAAGGCAGGGCCAATTCAGTTAATTTTTGAGATCAAATTTGTCTTTTTTGCATTTTGACCTTTTAGGgataattttgctgtttttttatgTAGTACTGATACCACATTCCTTGTCCTTTATCTTAGCCCTTTGTCAGTACTAATTCTTAACCTGCTATGGTGGCATTTGCTATTTGTCTCCTTTAAGTAGCTTTCTGGTTGAAATGGAGATGAATTTtcttacaaatttataaaaattacttttatattaacaatattaatcttTGTTTTAGTAAGactattaacttttatttacagcaaatattttatcattttttctttgattatgtcttaacatacactttttttttgtaatatagtgaaattagtttttcctttgtcattttttctgctttcttggcttattttttccccatcatgAGATGGTATAATTATCCcagtattttgttattattatggAGATGATTTTTTACTAGACTTCTggtataaaatttaatatatgttttcaaattatctAGTTGTTCCATCACCACTTTTTGAATAATCTTCActttcttactgaatttttaagctttttaaaattataataaaattttatttataatatgggCAATTTAGGGTATTTTTCTTCCGTTTCAATGATCTTTTATTCAAGTTGTCTTTATTAGATAGATTGCTGTTTCAAATgggattttgttttcatatactCCAAACTTTATTGCAATAGTAAGAAATACATGGTTTTAGCATTTTGGTTTTCTGTCATTACTCTCCTtgattcttagttttttgagtggattcttttgtatttttcacctTAAAGAATCATCACCTGTAAAGAATCATTACCTGCATAGTATAAAAAccttgtttcttatttatttcatatctttcccccccttctttcacctcccccccccacagttgaagccattgtttctcagtctagttgtgtaggacacagctccctgacccaggctggtgttatgagccttgcactgccccccaccccaaggcaTTTAGTCAGCGGTCCTCGGTCGACCGCTCACGGGAgttcacggcagctcacggcagctctctcCGGCTGCTgtccgctcacgatggctgccaacCACTCATGCTGGCCCAATGGCAGCTCATACCGACCTGACCTCCgtctgctcacggcagcccagctccagggagagctgttcacaatcttagctgtagagggcgcaactcactggctgggaatcgaattggcaacctttgcgttaggagcatggcgctccaaccacctgagccaccggcggGCCCTCCTTACTCTTTAAGGCCTGTCTTCTCTGCCAGAGTGCTCCATTAAAGAAAGTaatgtctttttatatttacCAATATATTTACAAACACAGGTAAATTACCTACAGCagaatacttcaaaatattttataaatcaatgaATGGAATAAAACTATGTTCCTTTTGGATTTGAAGGCAGATTATAGGTTAAGGGTATCTTTACTAAGATTTTTAATAAGAGTATCTTTAATAAGAGTATCTTTAATAAGAGTATCTTTAATAAGATCTTTAATAAGAGTATGAGTAAGAGCTTACATTTAAGGTATAGATTTTACACCTCCAAGGCAAATGAAAACAAGACCAAGTTGACcataaaataatatgaagaatAAATTTGGTAAATACAACAATCATCCTAGATAAGTAGATAAATTCTAATTATTACAAAgtagaaatgcattttctcttgaTTCAAAGGGAGTTTCctctttttatagaaaaacaatgGCCAAAAATGACAATGCATTTTACAACTGAAGTAGAAAATAAGTCTTTGAATTGAGTGACTATTTACAACCTTGAGGCTTATATGTAGATAAGGCTTAGTCGACAAGACTCAACCAGGAAAGACTGGGCCTACATCTCCTTTCCAACTCCCTGGGTTTTCTGTGAGCTTGATGATACACAGAAAGCACTtaaccattttcatttcttcacgTCCAGCTGATAATAATAGGCGCCGCAGCTGTACACTTCCTTTTTCAGATAGAAACTGGTTCTTTGGAGATACCTCTTGACAGCCTGGCTGGAATCCTCATTGCCCAGCATGGTCTTTTCCTCCCTCATCTGCACCAAACTGGTCTCTACATCTCCCAGCTGCTGCTCGGACCCAATGAGGAATTTCAGCTGTTTGTGCTGAAGAGGCTGAAGATCTTCTGGACTGTCATCATGTGGAGAAAGGGGTAGCCTCACATTTTTCAAACTGGCTGCCATGCCACTGCCTCTGGAGgaacctgaaaacatttttgtccTTTAGGCAGACACACAAGGAAGATTCTCCCATCTGGTGCAGAACGGAGCTGAAGAACAACATTCTCTGTGTCATCATCAGTGAAGAGGCTGGTGGGCCCCCAAGAAATTAGTGATGCAGTGGTCTGGCCTTAGGAGCCTTGGCCCAGCTGCCCTGTGTACCTTCTGGCAAATGAGATTCTTAAATGGGCCCGGGTTATCATTTTCTGTACTTGTCCCAATTCTGTTTCCACTTGTTTCCAATTTCTCTTCTACTTATGGGCCTCAGATAATGACCTAACCTCAATATTTCTTTAGTATCATTACAAAGGAATTTAAACTCATTAGTGGAAAAATGACACAAGTCTCAATTCAATAAGACGTGTTCACCTAAATGAgcccatttaaataaaataaatacctgagTCTCAATCAATCTCCGTTTTTAATTCTAATAAGAGTACTTAGAGGTTGGATTCTGGACTCCATTGAACACTTCTGAAATTGCACTGCTAGAAGTTGTCTCCCCTCTCTGAACTCTCCTCTTAAGGGGCTAATACACTCGGTTTCAATTCTTCCACATTGCTTTACAGGTACCATAGCTCATGTTCTCTGACACAGTCTGCAGATATAGCTGCCTAGTACAACTGAACACTAAGGGTTAATTCACACAGTTCTCTTCATTGTGTCACCCAAGAGGTATGGACTGCACTTAGGTGGTTTAATGTGCTTGGCAATGTGGATTCAGAGAGAGTAAGGGACGGGTGACTGGCctccagggagcagggagggcagaCATTAAAGGCACGATTAGGTTTAATGAAATCCCAGCATGCTCAGTGCAGCTCAGAACAAAGAACTGACAAAAGAGGAGGGACTCGAAGGCAGCTGACAAAATCTGTGGCTCCTGAATTGAAATGACATCAGATTCTCATTTCCGCTTCTGAAACACAGACAACTTTACTAGTGGTCACACAGGAAattgtaaagattaaacaaaaatttgCAAATTACAAGCTGAGAATCGGAACATATTGAGTGATCACTGCTTTTTGTATTAACGTAACGTGATAATCTGTAAAGTCCATGTTCAGCCAAGCCAAGAGAAGCTTTGATTGCAGCTCTTTTAACACTCTCAAGGGTGTGCCTGTTGAGGTCCCCCATTGGAAACTCTAGGAGAGGGGCTTGTATGTATGACTTTGAAGGAACAGAGCCCCAGTTTCCATTCTTAGATCAGAGCCAGGCACATTAATGAGGGAAATCTTACAGCACACTTGAAACTCTCTGCAGAAAACCATGAGGGAAAGTTGTcaggagacaaacaaacaaataaacggCTGTTCTATGAATCCTATAAATGAGCTAAAtatcccttccctcttcctgagATTCAAACTATCCCTGATGATATTATGTTAAGGCacagattaaattaaaaagttctaaAGACCAGGAAAACAGTAAAACaataaagg is a window encoding:
- the KLHL9 gene encoding kelch-like protein 9, with protein sequence MKVSLGNGEMGVSAHLQPCKAGTTRFFTSNTHSSVVLQGFDQLRIEGLLCDVTLVPGDGDEIFPVHRAMMASASDYFKAMFTGGMKEQDLMCIKLHGVNKVGLKKIIDFIYTAKLSLNMDNLQDTLEAASFLQILPVLDFCKVFLISGVSLDNCVEVGRIANTYNLIEVDKYVNNFILKNFPALLSTGEFLKLPFERLAFVLSSNSLKHCTELELFKAACRWLRLEDPRMDYAAKLMKNIRFPLMTPQDLINYVQTVDFMRTDNTCVNLLLEASNYQMMPYMQPVMQSDRTAIRSDSTHLVTLGGVLRQQLVVSKELRMYDERAQEWRSLAPMDAPRYQHGIAVIGNFLYVVGGQSNYDTKGKTAVDTVFRFDPRYNKWMQVASLNEKRTFFHLSALKGHLYAVGGRSAAGELATVECYNPRMNEWSYVAKMSEPHYGHAGTVYGGLMYISGGITHDTFQNELMCFDPDTDKWTQKAPMTTVRGLHCMCTVGDKLYVIGGNHFRGTSDYDDVLSCEYYSPTLDQWTPIAAMLRGQSDVGVAVFENKIYVVGGYSWNNRCMVEIVQKYDPEKDEWHKVFDLPESLGGIRACTLTVFPPEENPGSPSRESPLSAPSDHS